Proteins from one Mytilus galloprovincialis chromosome 11, xbMytGall1.hap1.1, whole genome shotgun sequence genomic window:
- the LOC143052063 gene encoding uncharacterized protein LOC143052063 — protein MYAIKGGDNKDDIKIGLQRIVPHIFGSHENCKDADWCSYHQNPEKFMYKSLPNGKPLKSEGLKVELNNLVTKMIGRSNSLNDLGSTQSNESFNQLVSVKAPKSRHYGGSCSLQNRLSAAVLQKNEGYGYLSKINEAAKLSPGEFTMAISAVRDKKMEKRKEKKNSKEYKVDRIQKKRNRNTNERKHLVREGKTYGSQMEFDQQQDPELTTEIPLPFNIDGTECKVFLI, from the exons atgtatgccattaAGGGAGGTGACAATAAAGATGACATTAAGATTGGGCTGCAAAGAATTGTACCACATATTTTTGGATCACATGAAAATTGTAAAGATGCTGACTGGTGTAGCTATCATCAAAATCCAGAAAAATTTAT GTATAAAAGTTTACCAAATGGGAAACCACTCAAGTCTGAAGGATTAAAGGTTGAATTGAATAATTTAGTGACAAAAATGATTGGAAGGAGTAATTCTTTAAATGATCTTGGATCTACACAGTCAAATGAAAGCTTTAACCAGCTTGTATCTGTAAAGGCACCTAAATCAag ACATTATGGTGGATCATGCTCACTTCAGAATAGGCTATCTGCAGCTGTGCTTCAGAAAAATGAAGGATATGGCTACTTATCCAAG ATCAATGAAGCAGCAAAACTTTCTCCAGGAGAATTTACGATGGCAATTTCGGCTGTAAGagataaaaaaatggaaaaaaggaaagaaaagaaaaattcaaaggAATACAAAGTCGACCGTATACAAAAGAAAAGGAACCGCAATACAAATGAGCGTAAACATCTTGTAAGAGAAGGTAAAACCTATGGATCTCAAATGGAGTTTGATCAACAACAGGACCCTGAGCTTACCACAGAAATTCCACTTCCTTTTAATATTGATGGCACTGAATGCAAAGTTTTTTTGATTTAG